From Dryobates pubescens isolate bDryPub1 chromosome 22, bDryPub1.pri, whole genome shotgun sequence, the proteins below share one genomic window:
- the CTTN gene encoding src substrate cortactin isoform X2, which translates to MWKAAAGHTISISHDDGADDWETDADFVNDVNEKEQRWGAKTVKGSGHQEHINIHQLRENVFQEHQNLKEKELETGPRAAHGYGGKFSVEQDRMDKSAVGFEYQGETEKHASQTDYSSGFGGKYGVQADRVDKSAVGFDYQSKIEKHGSQKDYSKGFGGKYGVDKDKVDKSAVGFEYQGKVEKHESQKDYVKGFGGKFGVQRDRQDKCALGWDHQEKVQLHESQKDYAKGFGGKYGVQKDRMDKNAATFEDIEKPASTYQKTKPVEAVANKTRSIRANFENLAREKEQEDRRKAEAERAQRMAREKQEQEEARRKLEEQAKAKKQTPPSSPTAQPAEQQAPSSPVYEDAVSSAVQAAYKDPGTAAREPEPGYRAAEYQEAVTQQEAEYEPETVYEVAGAANHYQAEENAYDEYENELGITAIALYDYQAAGDDEISFDPDDIITNIEMIDDGWWRGVCKGRYGLFPANYVEVRQ; encoded by the exons AtgtggaaggctgctgcaggccacaCCATTTCTATCAGCCATGATGATGGAGCTGATGACTGGGAGACAGATGCTGATTTTGTG AATGATGTGAATGAGAAAGAGCAGCGCTGGGGAGCTAAAACTGTGAAAGGATCTGGCCACCAAGAGCACATCAA TATTCATCAGCTGAGAGAGAATGTGTTCCAAGAACACCAGAACCTCAAAGAGAAGGAGCTTGAAACGGGACCGAGAGCTGCCCATGGCTACGGGGGGAAATTCAGCGTCGAGCAGGATCGCATGGATAAA tcAGCTGTTGGGTTTGAATATCAGGGGGAAACTGAGAAGCATGCCTCCCAAACAG actactccagtggctttggtgggaaATACGGAGTGCAGGCTGACAGAGTGGACAAGAGTGCCGTGGGCTTTGATTACCAGAGTAAAATTGAGAAGCATGGGTCACAGAAGG ATTATTCCAAGGGCTTTGGTGGTAAATATGGTGTTGACAAGGACAAAGTGGACAAAAGTGCTGTTGGCTTTGAGTATCAAGGCAAAGTGGAAAAacatgaatcacagaaag ATTACGTAAAGGGCTTTGGAGGCAAGTTTGGAGTGCAGAGAGACAGACAAGACaagtgtgccctgggctgggaccaCCAGGAGAAAGTGCAGCTGCACGAGTCCCAGAAAG ATTACGCCAAAGGCTTTGGTGGGAAGTACGGCGTCCAGAAGGATCGGATGGATAAG AATGCAGCAACTTTTGAAGACATTGAAAAACCAGCATCAACTTACCAGAAGACCAAACCAGTAGAAGCTG TTGCCAATAAAACAAGGAGCATCCGAGCTAACTTTGAAAACCTGGccagggagaaggagcaggaggaccGCAGGAAGGCGGAGGCCGAGCGGGCGCAGAGGATGGCCAGGGAgaaacaggagcaggaggaggcccGAAGGAAGCTGGAG GAACAAGCCAAAGCCAAAAAGCAAACTCCACCCTCATCTCCGACCGCacagccagctgagcagcaggctccCTCAAGCCCAGTCTATGAG GATGCAGTTTCCAGTGCGGTGCAGGCTGCCTACAAGGACCCCGGCACGGCCGCGCGCGAGCCGGAGCCTGGCTACAGAGCCGCAGAGTACCAAGAAGCAGTGACTCAGCAAGAGGCAGAGTATGAGCCAGAGACTGTCTACGAGGTGGCAGGAGCGGCAAACCATTACCAAGCAG AAGAAAATGCTTATGATGAGTATGAGAATGAACTTGGGATCACAGCCATAGCCCTTTATGACTACCAAGCTG CGGGTGACGACGAGATCTCCTTCGACCCGGACGACATCATCACCAACATCGAGATGATCGACGACGGCTGGTGGCGAGGGGTCTGCAAGGGCCGCTACGGCCTCTTCCCTGCCAACTACGTGGAGGTGAGACAGTga
- the CTTN gene encoding src substrate cortactin isoform X1, with protein sequence MWKAAAGHTISISHDDGADDWETDADFVNDVNEKEQRWGAKTVKGSGHQEHINIHQLRENVFQEHQNLKEKELETGPRAAHGYGGKFSVEQDRMDKSAVGFEYQGETEKHASQTDYSSGFGGKYGVQADRVDKSAVGFDYQSKIEKHGSQKDYSKGFGGKYGVDKDKVDKSAVGFEYQGKVEKHESQKDYVKGFGGKFGVQRDRQDKCALGWDHQEKVQLHESQKDYKSGFGGKFGVQRERQDPSAVGFDYKEKLAKHESQQDYAKGFGGKYGVQKDRMDKNAATFEDIEKPASTYQKTKPVEAVANKTRSIRANFENLAREKEQEDRRKAEAERAQRMAREKQEQEEARRKLEEQAKAKKQTPPSSPTAQPAEQQAPSSPVYEDAVSSAVQAAYKDPGTAAREPEPGYRAAEYQEAVTQQEAEYEPETVYEVAGAANHYQAEENAYDEYENELGITAIALYDYQAAGDDEISFDPDDIITNIEMIDDGWWRGVCKGRYGLFPANYVEVRQ encoded by the exons AtgtggaaggctgctgcaggccacaCCATTTCTATCAGCCATGATGATGGAGCTGATGACTGGGAGACAGATGCTGATTTTGTG AATGATGTGAATGAGAAAGAGCAGCGCTGGGGAGCTAAAACTGTGAAAGGATCTGGCCACCAAGAGCACATCAA TATTCATCAGCTGAGAGAGAATGTGTTCCAAGAACACCAGAACCTCAAAGAGAAGGAGCTTGAAACGGGACCGAGAGCTGCCCATGGCTACGGGGGGAAATTCAGCGTCGAGCAGGATCGCATGGATAAA tcAGCTGTTGGGTTTGAATATCAGGGGGAAACTGAGAAGCATGCCTCCCAAACAG actactccagtggctttggtgggaaATACGGAGTGCAGGCTGACAGAGTGGACAAGAGTGCCGTGGGCTTTGATTACCAGAGTAAAATTGAGAAGCATGGGTCACAGAAGG ATTATTCCAAGGGCTTTGGTGGTAAATATGGTGTTGACAAGGACAAAGTGGACAAAAGTGCTGTTGGCTTTGAGTATCAAGGCAAAGTGGAAAAacatgaatcacagaaag ATTACGTAAAGGGCTTTGGAGGCAAGTTTGGAGTGCAGAGAGACAGACAAGACaagtgtgccctgggctgggaccaCCAGGAGAAAGTGCAGCTGCACGAGTCCCAGAAAG ACTATAAGAGTGGTTTCGGAGGGAAATTTGGTGTgcagagagaaaggcaggaCCCATCTGCTGTGGGGTTTGATTACAAGGAGAAACTAGCCAAGCATGAATCTCAACAAG ATTACGCCAAAGGCTTTGGTGGGAAGTACGGCGTCCAGAAGGATCGGATGGATAAG AATGCAGCAACTTTTGAAGACATTGAAAAACCAGCATCAACTTACCAGAAGACCAAACCAGTAGAAGCTG TTGCCAATAAAACAAGGAGCATCCGAGCTAACTTTGAAAACCTGGccagggagaaggagcaggaggaccGCAGGAAGGCGGAGGCCGAGCGGGCGCAGAGGATGGCCAGGGAgaaacaggagcaggaggaggcccGAAGGAAGCTGGAG GAACAAGCCAAAGCCAAAAAGCAAACTCCACCCTCATCTCCGACCGCacagccagctgagcagcaggctccCTCAAGCCCAGTCTATGAG GATGCAGTTTCCAGTGCGGTGCAGGCTGCCTACAAGGACCCCGGCACGGCCGCGCGCGAGCCGGAGCCTGGCTACAGAGCCGCAGAGTACCAAGAAGCAGTGACTCAGCAAGAGGCAGAGTATGAGCCAGAGACTGTCTACGAGGTGGCAGGAGCGGCAAACCATTACCAAGCAG AAGAAAATGCTTATGATGAGTATGAGAATGAACTTGGGATCACAGCCATAGCCCTTTATGACTACCAAGCTG CGGGTGACGACGAGATCTCCTTCGACCCGGACGACATCATCACCAACATCGAGATGATCGACGACGGCTGGTGGCGAGGGGTCTGCAAGGGCCGCTACGGCCTCTTCCCTGCCAACTACGTGGAGGTGAGACAGTga
- the CTTN gene encoding src substrate cortactin isoform X3, with product MWKAAAGHTISISHDDGADDWETDADFVNDVNEKEQRWGAKTVKGSGHQEHINIHQLRENVFQEHQNLKEKELETGPRAAHGYGGKFSVEQDRMDKSAVGFEYQGETEKHASQTDYSSGFGGKYGVQADRVDKSAVGFDYQSKIEKHGSQKDYVKGFGGKFGVQRDRQDKCALGWDHQEKVQLHESQKDYKSGFGGKFGVQRERQDPSAVGFDYKEKLAKHESQQDYAKGFGGKYGVQKDRMDKNAATFEDIEKPASTYQKTKPVEAVANKTRSIRANFENLAREKEQEDRRKAEAERAQRMAREKQEQEEARRKLEEQAKAKKQTPPSSPTAQPAEQQAPSSPVYEDAVSSAVQAAYKDPGTAAREPEPGYRAAEYQEAVTQQEAEYEPETVYEVAGAANHYQAEENAYDEYENELGITAIALYDYQAAGDDEISFDPDDIITNIEMIDDGWWRGVCKGRYGLFPANYVEVRQ from the exons AtgtggaaggctgctgcaggccacaCCATTTCTATCAGCCATGATGATGGAGCTGATGACTGGGAGACAGATGCTGATTTTGTG AATGATGTGAATGAGAAAGAGCAGCGCTGGGGAGCTAAAACTGTGAAAGGATCTGGCCACCAAGAGCACATCAA TATTCATCAGCTGAGAGAGAATGTGTTCCAAGAACACCAGAACCTCAAAGAGAAGGAGCTTGAAACGGGACCGAGAGCTGCCCATGGCTACGGGGGGAAATTCAGCGTCGAGCAGGATCGCATGGATAAA tcAGCTGTTGGGTTTGAATATCAGGGGGAAACTGAGAAGCATGCCTCCCAAACAG actactccagtggctttggtgggaaATACGGAGTGCAGGCTGACAGAGTGGACAAGAGTGCCGTGGGCTTTGATTACCAGAGTAAAATTGAGAAGCATGGGTCACAGAAGG ATTACGTAAAGGGCTTTGGAGGCAAGTTTGGAGTGCAGAGAGACAGACAAGACaagtgtgccctgggctgggaccaCCAGGAGAAAGTGCAGCTGCACGAGTCCCAGAAAG ACTATAAGAGTGGTTTCGGAGGGAAATTTGGTGTgcagagagaaaggcaggaCCCATCTGCTGTGGGGTTTGATTACAAGGAGAAACTAGCCAAGCATGAATCTCAACAAG ATTACGCCAAAGGCTTTGGTGGGAAGTACGGCGTCCAGAAGGATCGGATGGATAAG AATGCAGCAACTTTTGAAGACATTGAAAAACCAGCATCAACTTACCAGAAGACCAAACCAGTAGAAGCTG TTGCCAATAAAACAAGGAGCATCCGAGCTAACTTTGAAAACCTGGccagggagaaggagcaggaggaccGCAGGAAGGCGGAGGCCGAGCGGGCGCAGAGGATGGCCAGGGAgaaacaggagcaggaggaggcccGAAGGAAGCTGGAG GAACAAGCCAAAGCCAAAAAGCAAACTCCACCCTCATCTCCGACCGCacagccagctgagcagcaggctccCTCAAGCCCAGTCTATGAG GATGCAGTTTCCAGTGCGGTGCAGGCTGCCTACAAGGACCCCGGCACGGCCGCGCGCGAGCCGGAGCCTGGCTACAGAGCCGCAGAGTACCAAGAAGCAGTGACTCAGCAAGAGGCAGAGTATGAGCCAGAGACTGTCTACGAGGTGGCAGGAGCGGCAAACCATTACCAAGCAG AAGAAAATGCTTATGATGAGTATGAGAATGAACTTGGGATCACAGCCATAGCCCTTTATGACTACCAAGCTG CGGGTGACGACGAGATCTCCTTCGACCCGGACGACATCATCACCAACATCGAGATGATCGACGACGGCTGGTGGCGAGGGGTCTGCAAGGGCCGCTACGGCCTCTTCCCTGCCAACTACGTGGAGGTGAGACAGTga